One segment of Paenibacillus sp. FSL R7-0337 DNA contains the following:
- a CDS encoding GNAT family N-acetyltransferase, with product MSQSIHIRRMKSEDTTWIHEGLAPHDVNKPLAYIEQCWKENEGEKRLTLVAFRENEFAGWGHIVYSSHYPYFAENHIPEIQNLDVIPTLRKSGIGSMLMDALEAEAFARFDTVGIGFGLYDSYGTAQRLYIKRGYVPDGRGLMYDNLPAVPGSQVRVDDELTLYLTKSR from the coding sequence ATGAGTCAATCAATCCATATCCGCCGGATGAAGTCCGAGGACACGACATGGATACATGAGGGGCTGGCCCCGCATGATGTTAACAAACCGTTAGCTTATATTGAACAGTGTTGGAAGGAGAACGAAGGGGAGAAGCGGCTTACGCTCGTAGCCTTTCGTGAGAATGAGTTTGCTGGCTGGGGACATATCGTCTATAGCTCTCACTATCCTTATTTTGCCGAGAATCACATTCCTGAGATCCAGAATCTTGATGTAATTCCCACCCTGCGGAAAAGCGGCATCGGCAGTATGCTGATGGACGCTCTCGAAGCAGAAGCCTTCGCCAGATTTGACACGGTTGGGATTGGGTTCGGACTATATGACAGCTATGGCACAGCCCAAAGGCTGTACATTAAACGGGGCTATGTCCCGGATGGCCGGGGACTCATGTATGACAATCTGCCCGCAGTTCCTGGAAGCCAGGTTCGGGTGGATGATGAGCTCACGCTATACTTGACAAAATCAAGATAG
- a CDS encoding DUF4303 domain-containing protein produces the protein MNAFLTEFEQRIREGFVADLEAILAEVAHEKVYACAVGTDSDFVTLFLAVNTEQSLARHITDMTSEGLCDDAETELYYKWGISEFQYGEHSHFNHISRFLYAEDNVYQYKDEMVKIIAKIVNETKDDLFTKYNQTKEDITFFVSMTDDELAEELENESVVLMTNPELVPEFLARYDAEI, from the coding sequence ATGAACGCTTTTCTAACTGAATTTGAACAACGGATTCGCGAGGGTTTTGTGGCTGACCTTGAAGCGATTTTAGCGGAAGTAGCACATGAGAAGGTGTATGCCTGCGCAGTCGGGACGGATAGCGACTTTGTCACTCTGTTCCTTGCTGTCAATACAGAGCAATCCCTTGCCAGACATATTACCGATATGACTAGTGAAGGGTTATGTGATGATGCTGAAACAGAGCTTTATTACAAATGGGGAATTTCTGAATTTCAATATGGTGAGCATTCGCATTTCAATCATATCAGCCGTTTTTTATATGCGGAGGATAATGTATATCAATATAAAGATGAAATGGTCAAAATCATTGCCAAGATTGTCAATGAAACCAAGGACGATTTATTCACTAAATATAATCAAACCAAAGAGGACATTACCTTCTTTGTATCCATGACCGACGATGAGCTGGCTGAGGAATTAGAGAATGAATCGGTGGTGCTGATGACAAATCCTGAATTGGTTCCAGAGTTTTTAGCGCGTTATGATGCTGAAATCTAA
- a CDS encoding phosphodiester glycosidase family protein yields the protein MSSLPQRSTVRKKKKPAPKRKKKGFFRTLFRVFMVCFILIIAAGGWLYFAPSAKNTRFLIADTLITTQHRHWAKYIIGEEELKHRVSDYTKRFEEMGDEVDTHEIKPEPVKEAEHTPLVQVEEVSGSGYSGYVMIVNDPKKVRLGVPSKIGSGEKVSSMVARTGAIAGVNGGGFADPNWKGNGFKPIGLVISQGKLFYNGLGGKKSTQIVGIDKEGKMIAGNYTLDQLSKMGVQEAVTFQPRIIVNGKGQIKNAAEGWGIAPRTAMGQRADGALIFVVIDGRQPGYSIGANLYDVQQIMLKHGAVIAANLDGGSSTVLVKDNEIVNKPSSQYGERYLPTAFLVFDDPENAKIKNIWEGLDPAKIDAGKKRTQ from the coding sequence GTGAGCTCTTTACCACAACGTTCTACTGTCCGCAAGAAGAAGAAGCCGGCGCCGAAGCGCAAGAAAAAAGGTTTCTTCCGTACACTCTTCAGGGTGTTCATGGTCTGTTTCATTCTGATTATAGCAGCCGGAGGCTGGCTCTATTTCGCACCGTCGGCCAAGAATACGCGCTTCCTGATCGCAGATACGCTGATTACGACGCAGCACCGGCACTGGGCCAAATATATTATCGGCGAAGAGGAACTAAAGCACCGCGTCAGCGATTATACCAAGCGCTTCGAGGAGATGGGCGACGAGGTAGATACCCATGAGATTAAGCCTGAGCCTGTAAAGGAAGCTGAGCATACACCACTGGTCCAGGTTGAAGAGGTTTCGGGCAGTGGCTATAGCGGCTATGTCATGATTGTGAACGACCCCAAGAAGGTGCGCCTGGGTGTGCCGAGCAAAATTGGCTCCGGGGAAAAGGTATCCAGCATGGTAGCACGGACGGGGGCTATCGCCGGGGTGAACGGCGGCGGCTTCGCCGATCCGAACTGGAAGGGCAATGGCTTCAAGCCGATCGGGCTGGTGATCTCGCAAGGGAAGCTGTTCTACAATGGACTGGGCGGCAAGAAATCCACACAGATTGTCGGCATCGATAAGGAAGGCAAAATGATCGCCGGTAACTACACTCTGGATCAGCTCAGCAAGATGGGGGTGCAGGAGGCGGTGACTTTTCAGCCGCGGATTATTGTGAACGGTAAAGGCCAGATTAAGAATGCCGCCGAAGGCTGGGGCATTGCGCCAAGAACAGCTATGGGCCAACGGGCAGACGGTGCGCTCATCTTCGTAGTCATTGACGGTCGGCAGCCGGGCTACAGCATCGGGGCGAACCTGTATGATGTGCAGCAGATTATGCTGAAGCATGGGGCGGTCATCGCGGCCAATCTGGACGGGGGATCTTCGACGGTGCTGGTGAAGGACAATGAGATTGTCAACAAGCCCTCTTCGCAGTATGGGGAGCGTTATTTGCCAACGGCATTCCTTGTATTCGATGACCCCGAGAACGCGAAGATCAAGAATATCTGGGAAGGGCTGGACCCGGCCAAAATCGACGCAGGCAAGAAGCGCACCCAGTAA
- a CDS encoding LysR family transcriptional regulator: MTLQQLRYAIEIANSGSMNEAAKRLFVSQPSLSNAIKELENELGITIFERNNRGISISAEGMEFLGYARQIIEQTEFMENRYTGKKRSPIYFSVSTQHYAFVTDAFVKLMKESKVQEYNFSLRETQTYEIIEDVRTLRSDIGILYINESNYKIMNKLFSDGNLKFTPLFNTNPHVYVRAGHVLAAKEWITAEDIHPYPYITFEQGDNNSLHFSEEMLSFTQIEKNIKVTDRATLTHLLLGSDSYTVGTGIMASELDDAGLITIPFDSKEVFSVGWIAHKDRKPSEIMSTYIDILNDLVSGNVFKFESFLL, from the coding sequence TTGACTTTGCAGCAGCTCCGCTACGCGATTGAGATTGCGAACAGCGGCTCTATGAATGAAGCGGCCAAACGGCTATTTGTGTCGCAGCCCAGCCTCTCGAATGCTATCAAAGAGCTGGAGAACGAGCTTGGCATCACGATTTTTGAACGGAATAACCGGGGGATCAGTATCTCAGCCGAAGGCATGGAATTCCTGGGTTATGCCCGGCAGATTATTGAGCAGACCGAATTCATGGAGAACCGCTATACCGGCAAGAAGCGCAGCCCGATCTATTTCTCGGTATCTACACAGCATTATGCGTTTGTTACGGATGCTTTTGTGAAGCTGATGAAGGAGAGCAAGGTGCAGGAGTACAATTTCAGCCTGAGAGAGACGCAGACCTATGAGATCATCGAGGATGTGCGTACCCTGCGCAGTGACATCGGGATTCTGTATATCAACGAGAGCAACTACAAGATCATGAACAAGCTGTTCAGTGACGGGAACCTGAAGTTCACTCCGCTGTTCAATACGAATCCGCATGTCTATGTGCGGGCAGGACATGTTTTGGCTGCAAAAGAGTGGATCACGGCGGAGGACATTCATCCGTATCCTTACATTACTTTTGAGCAGGGGGATAACAATTCGCTGCATTTCTCGGAGGAGATGCTTAGCTTCACACAGATTGAGAAGAATATTAAGGTGACCGACCGGGCCACGCTGACTCATTTGCTGCTCGGAAGCGATTCGTATACTGTGGGGACCGGGATTATGGCCTCTGAGCTGGATGATGCGGGGCTGATCACGATTCCTTTTGACAGCAAGGAAGTGTTCTCTGTCGGCTGGATCGCCCACAAGGACCGCAAACCGAGTGAGATTATGTCTACATATATTGATATTCTGAATGATTTGGTGTCGGGTAATGTGTTTAAGTTTGAATCTTTCTTACTATAA
- a CDS encoding 5-methyltetrahydropteroyltriglutamate--homocysteine S-methyltransferase, producing the protein MSSPVIGSTRNAPPFRYDIVGSFLRTKEIKNARSLHAEGELTAGQLQEIETVEIRKLLEQEKALGLHAVTDGEFRRSWWHLDFFLGIEGTGRITLGGTPGATKEQLNRAESFRITGKIAFGDHPMVEEFRSLQQMAGETMAKMTIPSPSLFHFVQEYNGNEIYSDTETLYGDIIQVYRSAIQAFYDAGCRYLQLDDTTWGTLCSGRHRAHLRSRGVDPDQLAKDYVRLINESIAGRPADMTIALHVCRGNLRSTWFAAGGYGPVAEELFSNTNVDAFFLEYDNERSGDFEPLRFIKDQFVVLGLVTTKHGGLESKEQLIARIEEASQYVDINKLCLSTQCGFASSEEGNILTEEEQWDKLRLVIETANEVWV; encoded by the coding sequence ATGAGCAGTCCAGTGATCGGATCGACAAGAAACGCACCGCCCTTCCGTTACGACATTGTCGGGAGCTTCCTGCGTACAAAGGAGATCAAGAATGCGCGCAGCCTACATGCGGAAGGTGAACTAACTGCGGGACAACTGCAGGAAATTGAGACTGTGGAGATTCGGAAGCTGCTGGAGCAGGAGAAGGCGCTTGGGCTGCATGCGGTCACAGACGGAGAATTCCGCCGCTCCTGGTGGCATCTTGACTTCTTCCTGGGGATTGAGGGTACTGGAAGGATTACGCTTGGTGGTACCCCCGGGGCTACCAAAGAACAGTTGAACCGGGCCGAGAGCTTCAGAATTACCGGTAAAATCGCCTTCGGGGACCATCCTATGGTCGAGGAATTCCGCAGCTTGCAGCAGATGGCCGGAGAGACCATGGCCAAAATGACGATTCCTTCCCCCTCTTTGTTCCATTTCGTGCAGGAGTATAACGGAAACGAGATTTATTCTGATACCGAAACGTTGTACGGCGACATCATTCAGGTGTACCGGTCGGCGATTCAGGCCTTCTATGATGCCGGTTGCCGTTATCTGCAGCTGGATGATACCACCTGGGGGACGCTGTGCAGCGGCAGACATCGTGCTCATCTGCGCAGCAGGGGCGTTGACCCGGATCAGCTGGCCAAAGATTACGTCCGGCTGATCAACGAGAGCATTGCCGGCCGCCCGGCGGACATGACCATTGCCCTTCATGTATGCCGGGGCAATCTCCGCTCGACCTGGTTCGCCGCCGGAGGATACGGGCCGGTCGCCGAGGAGCTGTTCTCGAATACGAACGTGGACGCCTTCTTCCTCGAATATGACAATGAACGCTCCGGCGACTTCGAGCCGCTGCGCTTCATCAAGGATCAGTTCGTCGTACTGGGACTGGTGACCACCAAGCATGGCGGGCTGGAGAGCAAGGAGCAGCTCATTGCGCGTATCGAAGAAGCTTCACAGTACGTTGACATCAACAAGCTATGCCTAAGCACACAATGCGGCTTCGCCTCTTCGGAGGAAGGCAATATTTTGACGGAAGAAGAGCAGTGGGATAAGCTGCGGCTGGTGATTGAGACGGCGAATGAGGTTTGGGTGTAG
- the lysS gene encoding lysine--tRNA ligase → MHWAERMASRLIAEHPQRQTYVCASGISPSGSVHIGNFREVVTTAFVAKALRRAGKEVRFIFSWDDFDRFRKVPAHIDPGFSEYIGLPYSQVPCPYGCHASYAAHFESEFQQALQVFEIEPEFIYQSREYQSGRYSPQILHALRRRGEIYDTLMSFKTGGSSAEERAAFYPIHLYCGHCGKDSTTILDYDDTAENVAYRCGCGHCDTVHIPQADNIKLHWKIDWPMRWQQEQVVFEPGGRDHSSETGSYNVAAVIAEQIFGYSPPVYEPYEFISIKGSFAKMSSSSGHNYTPDDLLEVYDPENILFLFAKYQPNAAFHIGLDEDVLRNYAEFERYAAGARAGTLTGDLAGALELSLLSDSPLSAGTTVSFGQVASLLPLINFDRGRLREMFNRNGEDADELRLQRVADRAEYWIRNWMPHKLVTIQDSPNYAYYHSLTGVELKWLRSLCSLLRSRELDETQRMTEIYAICQHEDKKTMRSQQKRLFTIIYQLVLGAGEGPRLPWLIQAAGTERMLNLLDL, encoded by the coding sequence ATGCATTGGGCAGAGAGAATGGCAAGCCGGTTAATCGCGGAGCATCCGCAGCGGCAGACGTATGTATGTGCATCCGGGATCAGCCCGTCCGGGTCCGTTCATATCGGGAATTTCCGCGAGGTGGTGACGACTGCATTTGTGGCGAAGGCGCTGCGGCGGGCGGGGAAGGAGGTGCGGTTTATTTTCTCGTGGGATGACTTCGACCGGTTCCGTAAAGTGCCGGCCCACATAGACCCTGGCTTCTCTGAGTATATTGGGCTTCCCTATTCGCAGGTGCCTTGTCCGTATGGCTGTCATGCTTCGTATGCGGCACATTTCGAGTCGGAATTCCAGCAGGCGCTTCAGGTATTTGAGATTGAGCCAGAGTTCATCTATCAGAGCCGGGAATACCAGTCAGGCCGTTATTCTCCGCAAATTCTGCACGCCCTGCGCCGCCGGGGAGAGATCTACGATACCCTGATGTCATTCAAAACAGGCGGGAGTTCGGCGGAGGAACGGGCTGCATTCTATCCCATCCATCTCTATTGCGGGCATTGCGGCAAAGACTCGACCACCATTCTGGATTACGACGACACAGCGGAGAATGTGGCTTATCGCTGCGGCTGTGGTCATTGCGATACCGTACATATTCCGCAGGCGGACAATATCAAGCTGCACTGGAAAATCGACTGGCCGATGCGCTGGCAGCAGGAACAGGTCGTATTCGAGCCGGGCGGCCGTGACCATTCGTCTGAGACAGGGAGCTATAATGTGGCTGCGGTCATCGCAGAGCAGATCTTCGGGTATTCACCACCTGTGTATGAGCCATATGAATTCATCAGCATCAAAGGCAGCTTCGCCAAAATGTCCAGCTCCTCCGGGCATAATTACACTCCAGATGATCTGCTAGAGGTCTATGACCCTGAGAATATCCTGTTCCTGTTCGCCAAATACCAGCCGAATGCCGCCTTCCATATCGGGCTGGATGAGGATGTGCTGCGCAATTATGCGGAGTTCGAGCGTTATGCTGCAGGAGCGCGGGCAGGCACGTTAACGGGCGATCTTGCGGGTGCGCTGGAGCTGTCTCTGCTAAGCGACTCTCCACTGAGTGCTGGAACCACCGTTAGCTTCGGTCAGGTAGCCAGTCTGCTTCCCTTAATTAACTTCGACAGGGGAAGGCTCCGGGAGATGTTCAACAGAAACGGGGAAGATGCAGATGAGCTGCGGCTGCAGAGGGTGGCGGACCGGGCGGAATACTGGATCAGGAACTGGATGCCGCACAAGCTGGTGACGATTCAAGACTCGCCCAATTATGCTTATTATCATTCTCTTACCGGAGTAGAGCTGAAATGGTTGCGGAGCTTATGCAGTCTGCTACGGAGCAGGGAGCTGGACGAGACGCAGCGGATGACCGAAATCTACGCCATTTGTCAGCATGAAGACAAGAAGACGATGCGCAGCCAGCAAAAAAGACTGTTCACTATCATTTATCAGCTGGTGCTTGGTGCCGGGGAGGGTCCGCGTCTGCCCTGGCTGATTCAGGCGGCGGGCACAGAGCGGATGCTGAATTTGCTGGATTTGTGA
- a CDS encoding YebC/PmpR family DNA-binding transcriptional regulator has product MGRKWNNIKEKKASKDANTSKVYAKFGVEIYVVAKKGEPDPESNRALKVVLERAKTYNVPKAIIDRALEKAKGSGDETYVELRYEGFGPSGSMIVVDALTNNVNRTAPLVRSTFSKNGGNMGVSGSVTYMFDPTAVIGVVGKSADEVMELLIEADLDVRDVLEEDESVIVYAEPDQFHAVQEAFRSAGITEFTVAELTLLPQNDVAIPEDAQAQFEKLIDALEDLDDVQQVYHNVDLGE; this is encoded by the coding sequence ATGGGTCGTAAATGGAATAATATTAAGGAAAAGAAAGCATCCAAGGATGCTAATACAAGTAAGGTCTACGCCAAGTTCGGGGTAGAAATCTATGTGGTTGCCAAGAAGGGTGAGCCTGATCCGGAATCCAACCGGGCGCTTAAGGTGGTTCTCGAGCGTGCCAAGACCTACAATGTGCCGAAAGCGATTATTGACCGTGCCCTGGAGAAAGCCAAAGGCAGCGGCGATGAGACCTATGTTGAGCTGCGCTATGAGGGCTTCGGTCCAAGCGGCTCGATGATTGTAGTCGATGCGCTGACTAACAACGTCAACCGTACGGCTCCGCTGGTTCGTTCTACCTTCAGCAAGAATGGCGGCAATATGGGCGTCAGCGGATCGGTTACGTATATGTTCGATCCAACGGCTGTCATCGGGGTGGTAGGTAAATCTGCGGATGAGGTGATGGAGCTTCTAATCGAAGCAGACCTGGATGTCCGCGATGTGCTGGAAGAGGATGAGTCGGTAATCGTATATGCCGAACCGGACCAGTTCCATGCAGTACAGGAAGCCTTCCGCAGCGCAGGGATTACCGAATTCACGGTAGCCGAGCTGACGCTGCTTCCACAGAATGATGTGGCAATTCCTGAAGATGCACAGGCCCAATTCGAGAAGCTGATCGACGCGCTCGAAGATCTGGACGATGTACAACAGGTTTATCACAACGTGGATTTGGGAGAATAG
- a CDS encoding NUDIX domain-containing protein → MEVFRLVSVVHVFLIKDGQVLLLRRANTGHHDGEYGLPAGKLDGGEPLHTAAIREVREECGAVIAPAELTMIGTMHLRTSRDERMDFFFKAEQWTGEIRNMEPDKCDEVCWFPLDALPENIIPFVQEAWNTFRDGVWYAAHGWN, encoded by the coding sequence ATGGAAGTCTTTCGATTAGTCAGTGTGGTCCATGTATTTCTGATTAAGGACGGGCAAGTCCTGCTGCTCAGGCGCGCGAATACAGGACATCATGACGGGGAGTATGGACTGCCTGCCGGGAAGCTGGATGGCGGAGAGCCGCTTCATACTGCCGCCATCCGTGAGGTCCGCGAAGAATGTGGTGCTGTTATTGCTCCTGCCGAGCTTACCATGATCGGAACGATGCACCTGCGTACCTCCAGGGATGAGCGGATGGATTTCTTTTTCAAGGCGGAGCAGTGGACTGGAGAGATCCGCAACATGGAGCCGGACAAATGCGATGAGGTATGCTGGTTCCCGCTGGATGCATTGCCGGAGAATATCATTCCGTTCGTACAGGAGGCCTGGAATACATTCAGGGACGGCGTCTGGTATGCCGCTCACGGATGGAATTAG
- a CDS encoding TSUP family transporter — MEDWTLSMVLILVVCGFLAGFIDSVVGGGGLIAIPALLSVGIPLHLLLGSSKLAGSMCSLTSTASFVRSGKINFKLVRTLIPLSVMGAMAGTLTVRQVPSEFLKPLVIVMLVIITLYTLFKKSWGDVSTFPAKSGRLRLAGGMAALIIGFYDGFFGPGTGSFLIFAFLMMGFEFVTAAGNAKILNFASNITSLLTFIALGSVSYTHGLILGIPMVIGAVIGSRMAIRKGAAYIKPLFITVTVILIGKQIWDTMH, encoded by the coding sequence ATGGAAGACTGGACGCTCAGTATGGTTCTTATATTGGTGGTCTGCGGATTTCTGGCCGGATTCATTGATTCTGTAGTGGGCGGCGGCGGACTGATCGCGATTCCGGCCTTGCTGTCTGTGGGCATTCCGCTTCACCTGCTGCTCGGCAGCAGCAAATTGGCAGGATCGATGTGTTCGCTGACCAGCACCGCCTCGTTTGTGCGTTCCGGCAAAATCAATTTCAAGCTGGTCCGCACCCTCATCCCGTTATCTGTCATGGGCGCGATGGCCGGAACGCTGACTGTCCGTCAGGTGCCTTCCGAGTTCCTGAAGCCGCTGGTGATCGTGATGCTGGTCATAATTACCCTCTATACCCTGTTCAAAAAATCCTGGGGAGATGTCTCCACCTTCCCGGCAAAAAGCGGCAGGCTGCGCCTGGCCGGAGGTATGGCAGCGCTGATTATCGGCTTTTATGACGGGTTCTTCGGCCCGGGAACGGGGTCGTTTTTGATTTTCGCTTTTCTGATGATGGGGTTTGAATTTGTAACCGCCGCAGGCAACGCCAAAATCCTGAACTTCGCCAGCAATATCACCAGCCTGCTTACGTTCATTGCCCTGGGCTCTGTCAGCTACACCCATGGCCTGATTCTGGGAATTCCGATGGTGATCGGAGCCGTTATCGGCTCCCGGATGGCTATCCGCAAAGGGGCGGCGTATATTAAGCCGTTATTCATTACAGTCACTGTGATATTGATCGGCAAGCAAATATGGGATACGATGCATTAA
- a CDS encoding GNAT family N-acetyltransferase codes for MEIKLIHKEEVWKLRHEVMWPEREPDYIKLADDDQGKHYGLYVGDRLVSVLSLFVNGTEGQFRKFATLELEQGQGYGSKLLNTVLAEAEQAGVRRIFCNARTYKAGFYKKFGMQRTDEVFSKGGKDYVVMEKFFGPATDTKGGA; via the coding sequence ATGGAGATCAAGCTTATACATAAGGAAGAAGTCTGGAAGCTTAGGCATGAAGTGATGTGGCCCGAGCGGGAGCCGGACTATATTAAGCTCGCAGATGACGATCAAGGCAAGCATTACGGGTTGTATGTGGGAGATCGTCTGGTTTCGGTGTTATCCCTGTTCGTCAACGGTACAGAAGGACAGTTCCGCAAGTTCGCCACCCTTGAGCTGGAGCAGGGGCAGGGCTACGGCAGCAAGCTGCTGAACACGGTTCTTGCGGAAGCGGAACAGGCGGGGGTGCGGCGGATATTCTGTAATGCCAGAACCTACAAGGCAGGCTTTTATAAGAAATTCGGCATGCAGAGAACGGATGAAGTGTTCAGCAAAGGCGGCAAGGATTATGTGGTCATGGAGAAGTTCTTCGGGCCTGCAACGGATACGAAAGGGGGAGCTTAA
- a CDS encoding alanyl-tRNA editing protein, whose product MTKKLYYDSAYIQEWSTVITSTLEREDGIYVTLAETAFYPHGGGQPCDTGTIGGIAVLDVVLEDQEVLHKVAQLPGQTDVDCAIDWTRRFDHMQQHSGQHLLSAVFRELYQALTLSFHLGSDYATIDLDLQDLSAAQLAEAEQEVNRQIYLNRAITSYFVTAEEMAKLPLVKLPKVTEDIRIVEIEGVEHNACGGTHVASTGAIGMIKLLRSEKQKGNLRITFKCGSRALAEFNDHMQIMSQLSARFNTGKDEIMDRLGKWEQEQKLLAAELAAVKEQNDRYLARDLLASMEEGSRVLTHISDHRPLKDLQSLAAKLTALTDLPVLLLSAVENKAVLAHSGSADFSCGAFFKAYLGGYQGKGGGSDKLAQAGFPSWEDALAFYSFATGQF is encoded by the coding sequence ATGACCAAGAAGCTATATTATGATTCGGCTTATATTCAAGAATGGAGTACCGTTATCACCTCTACGCTGGAGCGTGAAGACGGGATCTATGTGACGCTTGCGGAGACGGCCTTCTACCCGCACGGCGGCGGACAGCCCTGCGATACGGGAACCATCGGCGGGATTGCTGTGCTGGATGTGGTGCTGGAGGATCAGGAGGTGCTGCATAAGGTAGCGCAGCTTCCCGGGCAGACTGATGTGGATTGCGCCATCGACTGGACACGGAGATTCGACCATATGCAGCAGCACAGCGGCCAGCATCTGTTGTCGGCGGTATTCCGCGAGCTGTATCAGGCACTGACGCTGAGCTTCCACCTGGGCAGCGATTATGCCACGATTGATCTCGATCTGCAGGATCTGTCAGCGGCGCAGCTGGCGGAGGCAGAACAAGAGGTGAACCGTCAAATCTATCTGAACCGCGCAATTACCAGCTACTTCGTGACCGCAGAGGAAATGGCCAAGCTGCCGCTGGTGAAGCTCCCTAAGGTAACAGAGGATATCCGGATTGTCGAGATTGAAGGAGTCGAGCATAACGCCTGCGGCGGCACCCATGTCGCTTCGACCGGGGCGATTGGGATGATTAAGCTGCTGCGGTCCGAGAAGCAGAAGGGCAATCTAAGGATTACCTTCAAATGCGGAAGCCGGGCGCTTGCGGAATTCAACGACCATATGCAAATTATGAGTCAGCTGTCCGCCAGATTCAATACAGGCAAGGACGAAATTATGGACCGGCTCGGAAAGTGGGAGCAGGAGCAGAAGCTGCTGGCTGCGGAGCTTGCTGCCGTGAAGGAGCAGAATGACCGCTATCTGGCCCGGGATCTGTTAGCTTCTATGGAAGAGGGCAGCCGGGTGCTCACCCATATTTCGGACCATAGACCGCTTAAGGATCTGCAGAGTCTGGCTGCGAAGCTGACGGCGCTGACCGACCTTCCGGTGCTGCTGCTGAGTGCGGTGGAGAATAAGGCGGTGCTCGCGCATAGCGGATCTGCGGATTTCTCGTGCGGCGCCTTCTTTAAGGCTTATCTGGGCGGATACCAGGGCAAGGGCGGGGGCAGCGACAAGCTGGCTCAGGCCGGATTCCCGTCATGGGAAGACGCACTGGCATTTTACAGTTTTGCCACAGGGCAATTCTGA